The following proteins come from a genomic window of Proteiniphilum propionicum:
- the purH gene encoding bifunctional phosphoribosylaminoimidazolecarboxamide formyltransferase/IMP cyclohydrolase, which yields MSKTIQTALISVYHKEGLEEILQQLNNLRIKFISTGGTQEFIQSLGYECKTVEDVSGYPSILGGRVKTLHPKIFGGILYRRDNESDRKQVKSYDIPSIDLVIVDLYPFKETVAAGGSEEEIIEKIDIGGISLIRGAAKNYKDVLIVASKHQYKPLLNLLKEKNGVTDCEDRRRFAGEAFKVSSEYDSAIFNYFDRGNHSALRITQDDAMQLRYGENPHQQGYFYGDFDEIFEQLHGKEISYNNLLDIDAAISLISDFNETALAILKHNNACGMACRPTVKEAWKAALAADPVSAFGGVVVTNRQVDKEAAEAINEIFFEVIIAPGYDKDALDILFQKKNRIILVLKSAEKAAQKMQYRSVLNGALVQEKDTIVHTADNLEVMTETAPSAKEADDLLFANILVKHTKSNAIVLAKDKQLIASGTGQTSRVDALKQAIEKAGTFHFDLHGAVMSSDAFFPFPDCVEIAHKAGITAVIQPGGSIRDAESVAYCNKNGISMVKTGIRHFKH from the coding sequence ATGTCAAAAACAATTCAAACAGCTCTCATCTCTGTATATCATAAAGAGGGATTGGAAGAGATACTTCAGCAACTAAACAATTTACGGATCAAGTTTATATCAACCGGCGGAACGCAGGAATTTATCCAATCATTGGGTTATGAATGTAAAACTGTGGAAGATGTAAGCGGATACCCCTCTATACTGGGCGGAAGAGTAAAAACCCTGCATCCTAAAATTTTTGGAGGCATACTCTACCGGCGCGATAATGAATCAGACAGGAAACAGGTGAAATCTTATGACATACCTTCAATCGACCTGGTGATAGTTGACCTCTATCCATTCAAGGAAACGGTTGCAGCGGGAGGCTCTGAGGAAGAGATAATTGAGAAGATCGATATAGGAGGAATCTCACTTATACGCGGTGCAGCAAAAAACTACAAGGACGTTCTCATCGTAGCATCAAAACATCAATATAAACCGCTGCTTAACCTGCTGAAAGAGAAAAATGGAGTTACAGATTGTGAAGACCGGCGGCGGTTTGCTGGAGAAGCATTCAAAGTATCTTCAGAATACGATTCGGCAATTTTTAACTATTTCGACAGAGGGAACCACTCTGCGCTGCGTATAACCCAAGACGATGCAATGCAGCTCCGTTACGGGGAAAACCCGCATCAGCAGGGATATTTTTATGGCGACTTTGATGAGATCTTCGAACAGTTGCATGGCAAGGAGATATCATATAACAATCTACTCGATATAGATGCTGCTATCTCCCTGATTTCCGATTTCAACGAAACTGCATTAGCCATACTTAAACATAATAATGCCTGCGGTATGGCTTGCCGGCCAACCGTAAAGGAGGCATGGAAGGCAGCTTTGGCTGCCGACCCGGTTTCCGCTTTTGGAGGTGTTGTAGTGACCAACAGGCAGGTCGATAAAGAGGCTGCGGAAGCTATCAATGAGATATTCTTTGAAGTTATCATAGCACCTGGATATGATAAAGATGCACTGGATATTTTGTTTCAAAAGAAAAATCGTATAATTTTGGTGCTTAAATCGGCAGAGAAAGCTGCTCAGAAAATGCAATACCGCTCAGTACTCAATGGGGCGCTGGTGCAGGAAAAAGATACAATTGTGCATACTGCTGACAATTTGGAGGTGATGACTGAAACGGCTCCTTCCGCAAAAGAGGCTGACGATCTGCTGTTTGCCAATATTCTGGTAAAACATACTAAATCCAACGCTATTGTCCTGGCAAAGGATAAACAGCTTATTGCCAGCGGTACCGGGCAGACATCAAGGGTTGACGCTCTGAAACAGGCTATCGAGAAAGCCGGCACGTTTCATTTCGATCTGCATGGGGCGGTAATGTCAAGCGATGCTTTCTTCCCATTTCCCGACTGTGTGGAGATAGCACACAAGGCTGGTATCACAGCCGTTATCCAGCCCGGAGGATCAATTCGTGATGCAGAGTCAGTGGCATACTGCAATAAAAACGGCATTTCAATGGTCAAGACCGGGATCAGACATTTCAAGCATTAA
- a CDS encoding rod shape-determining protein, translating to MGLFSFTQELAMDLGTANSVIVNNAGKILLDEPSIVALDRKTDKMIALGEKARQMHGKTHENIRTVRPLRDGVIADFDAAEQMIRGMIKMANKNKGWLFNPSLRVVICIPSGSTEVEIRAVRDSAEHAGGRDVYMIFEPMAAALGIGLDVEAPEGNMIVDIGGGTTEIAVISLGGIVSNKSIKIAGDDFTEDIQDYMGRQHNIKVGDRTAEQIKINVGSVLTELDNPPEDFIVHGPNRMTSLPMDVPVSYQEVAHCIEKSVSKVDSAVLSALEQTPPELYADIVRNGIYLTGGGSLLRGLDRRLTEKIGIQFRVVDDPLHMVAKGTSIALRNIDKFSFLMR from the coding sequence ATGGGTTTATTTTCATTTACACAGGAGCTGGCAATGGATTTGGGAACGGCCAATTCTGTTATTGTGAACAACGCGGGAAAGATTTTACTTGACGAACCCTCCATTGTAGCACTGGATCGCAAAACCGACAAAATGATTGCATTGGGTGAAAAAGCGAGACAGATGCATGGTAAGACACATGAAAATATTCGTACGGTAAGGCCCCTGCGTGACGGAGTAATTGCTGACTTTGACGCTGCTGAACAGATGATAAGGGGTATGATAAAGATGGCAAATAAAAATAAAGGTTGGCTCTTTAATCCCTCGCTTCGGGTGGTTATCTGTATCCCTTCCGGAAGCACAGAGGTGGAGATACGTGCCGTTCGCGACTCGGCCGAACATGCCGGAGGACGCGATGTGTACATGATTTTTGAGCCGATGGCAGCTGCACTGGGTATCGGGCTCGATGTAGAAGCTCCCGAAGGAAACATGATTGTTGATATAGGCGGGGGAACAACCGAGATAGCTGTCATCTCGCTTGGAGGTATAGTTTCCAATAAATCCATAAAGATTGCAGGTGACGATTTTACCGAAGATATACAGGATTATATGGGACGCCAGCACAACATTAAAGTTGGCGACCGCACTGCGGAACAGATCAAGATAAATGTAGGCTCAGTACTTACCGAACTTGATAATCCACCGGAAGATTTTATCGTTCACGGGCCAAACAGAATGACATCACTGCCAATGGATGTGCCTGTCTCCTATCAGGAGGTAGCACACTGCATTGAGAAGTCTGTATCGAAAGTTGACTCAGCCGTTCTCAGTGCACTTGAACAGACTCCCCCGGAACTGTATGCTGATATCGTTCGCAATGGTATCTACCTTACAGGTGGTGGTTCGCTGCTGAGGGGATTGGATAGAAGACTTACCGAAAAAATCGGTATCCAATTCAGGGTGGTGGACGACCCTCTTCACATGGTGGCAAAGGGTACAAGCATTGCGCTGAGGAATATTGATAAATTCTCTTTTTTAATGCGTTAA
- the mreC gene encoding rod shape-determining protein MreC, giving the protein MRNLFNFIIKNSHRLVAILLIAFSFYLVFTHNSYQRSVYLTSANSISGWCFTASSNLTSFFHLKKSNQLLLARNAGLEYEIYTLKRNINRMVSNGLTEVNAFISDSIAPSQFDFIPAEVVNLSFSGVNNFITLNKGTAHGIKPDMGVISQSGVVGVVSNVSRNFSVVIPVINPKFRLSAKMKNSENYGSISWDGKNVRHAQLRELPKHEIYREGDTVLTSFSRIFPKNLIIGFVSSIGESGDDNFNVFNIRLATNFYTLQDVLVINDLYHEEQKALEETLLQ; this is encoded by the coding sequence ATGCGTAATCTCTTTAATTTCATCATTAAAAATAGTCACCGGCTGGTTGCAATCCTCCTGATTGCATTCAGCTTTTATCTCGTTTTTACGCATAATTCTTACCAGCGGAGTGTATATCTAACCTCTGCCAACAGCATCTCCGGTTGGTGCTTCACCGCTTCTTCAAATCTAACTTCGTTCTTTCATCTAAAAAAGAGCAATCAGCTTTTGCTGGCACGCAACGCGGGGCTGGAGTATGAAATATATACCCTAAAAAGGAATATAAACAGAATGGTGAGTAATGGCCTTACAGAGGTTAACGCTTTCATCAGCGATAGTATAGCTCCGTCTCAGTTTGACTTTATTCCAGCCGAGGTGGTGAACCTCAGCTTTTCGGGGGTCAATAACTTTATTACGCTGAACAAGGGCACCGCACACGGTATCAAACCCGATATGGGTGTTATCTCGCAGAGTGGCGTGGTAGGTGTTGTTTCCAATGTTTCACGGAATTTTTCGGTTGTTATACCTGTCATAAATCCTAAATTCCGCCTTAGTGCAAAAATGAAGAACTCCGAAAATTATGGTTCCATCTCATGGGATGGAAAGAATGTTCGACATGCTCAACTCCGTGAGTTACCCAAACATGAGATTTACCGGGAAGGAGATACAGTGCTGACAAGTTTTTCACGAATATTTCCGAAAAATCTTATCATCGGCTTCGTGAGTAGTATAGGCGAATCGGGAGACGACAACTTCAACGTGTTCAATATTAGGCTGGCAACCAATTTCTATACATTGCAAGATGTGCTTGTAATAAACGATTTGTATCACGAGGAGCAGAAAGCTCTCGAAGAAACATTATTACAATAA
- the mreD gene encoding rod shape-determining protein MreD → MKVRTIYEIVLFVMLILLQVLLLNRISLFGITTPVLYIYFLLKLPMGRNKFFVIISGFLLGLIIDIFLNTPGINAAATTIVAAFRKNIMDLFFEKEEYDEFVPGIYTTAGPFIRFTVFMVLLHLSLIFLIESFTLFNLAGTLLRILSSSVASILLIIALDSLMFRKRPGEQS, encoded by the coding sequence ATGAAAGTTAGGACGATATATGAAATAGTACTGTTTGTTATGCTTATCCTTTTACAGGTTCTCCTGTTGAACAGGATAAGCCTGTTTGGCATAACTACACCGGTTTTATATATTTACTTCCTATTGAAACTTCCAATGGGCAGAAACAAATTCTTTGTTATTATATCAGGTTTCCTGTTAGGGCTGATTATCGATATTTTTCTTAATACCCCCGGTATAAATGCTGCAGCAACCACCATCGTCGCAGCTTTCAGAAAAAATATCATGGATCTCTTTTTTGAGAAAGAGGAATACGACGAGTTTGTTCCCGGCATCTACACTACTGCAGGGCCTTTCATACGATTTACCGTCTTCATGGTACTACTGCACCTTTCACTCATCTTCCTTATTGAGTCGTTTACACTCTTTAATTTAGCAGGAACGCTGCTTCGGATACTCTCATCATCGGTGGCATCAATACTGCTCATTATTGCTTTGGATAGTTTAATGTTT